In Methanobacterium sp., the following proteins share a genomic window:
- a CDS encoding DEAD/DEAH box helicase, with the protein MKKLKFFELDLSPEIKKAVADLGFEEATPIQSLAIPHILDGKDVTGQAQTGTGKTAAFGIPVLEMVDPENKKLQAVILCPTRELAIQVAEELRKLSKYQKISILPIYGGQPIERQIKALKKGVQIIIGTPGRVMDHIRRKTLKMDNVNTIILDEADEMLDMGFREDIEFILEYMPEKRQTLLFSATMSRPILNLTRRFQKNPEFVKVVHQKMTVPEIEQIYFEVKEKMKLELLSRLVDIYNPKLSLVFCNTKRRVDALVTHLQVRGYLADGLHGDMTQKQRDRVMGKFRKGQIEILVATDVAARGIDVEDVEAVFNYDVPNDDEYYVHRIGRTGRAGKTGRAFTFVAGREIYQLRDIQKFTKTKIEQHRIPSLADVEEIRTDIFLDRVKSVVNNDDLSKYIRLIERLMEEDYTSVETAAALLKIVMNKENHTESSDAEFKDTGASPGMVRFFINVGQKQKIKAKDIVKAVNENTGLSSHVIGKIDVFDRFSFIEVPEEGAKNFMSLMDKGRIKGKRVNVEPAKIKDF; encoded by the coding sequence ATGAAAAAATTAAAATTTTTTGAATTAGATCTCTCTCCTGAGATCAAAAAAGCTGTTGCAGATTTGGGATTTGAAGAGGCAACACCAATCCAATCACTTGCTATCCCCCATATTTTAGATGGTAAAGACGTTACAGGACAGGCTCAAACAGGGACCGGGAAAACAGCAGCATTTGGAATTCCAGTTTTAGAAATGGTTGACCCGGAAAATAAGAAGCTACAGGCAGTTATTTTGTGTCCAACAAGAGAGCTGGCCATTCAGGTTGCTGAAGAATTAAGAAAACTTTCAAAATACCAAAAAATTAGTATCCTGCCTATCTACGGCGGACAACCAATAGAACGACAAATTAAGGCTCTTAAAAAAGGAGTTCAAATAATTATAGGTACTCCTGGTCGTGTAATGGATCATATAAGACGTAAAACACTTAAAATGGATAATGTAAATACTATCATCCTTGATGAAGCTGACGAAATGCTGGACATGGGTTTTCGTGAAGATATAGAATTTATACTTGAATATATGCCTGAAAAGAGACAGACACTTCTTTTTTCTGCCACAATGTCCAGACCAATTTTAAATTTAACCAGAAGATTTCAGAAAAACCCTGAATTTGTAAAAGTGGTCCATCAGAAAATGACTGTTCCTGAAATTGAGCAGATTTACTTTGAAGTTAAAGAAAAGATGAAGTTAGAACTTCTTTCTCGTTTAGTAGATATATATAACCCTAAACTATCTCTGGTATTCTGTAACACTAAAAGGAGGGTTGACGCCCTGGTAACACATTTACAGGTTCGGGGATATCTTGCAGACGGTCTCCATGGAGATATGACTCAAAAACAGAGAGATCGGGTCATGGGTAAGTTCAGAAAGGGGCAGATAGAAATTCTTGTTGCAACTGACGTTGCAGCTCGTGGAATTGACGTGGAAGATGTAGAAGCCGTATTTAATTATGACGTACCAAATGATGATGAATATTATGTGCATAGAATCGGTAGAACTGGTCGTGCAGGAAAAACAGGCCGCGCATTCACATTTGTTGCAGGTAGGGAAATTTATCAGCTTAGAGACATACAGAAATTTACAAAAACAAAGATTGAACAGCACAGAATCCCTTCACTTGCAGATGTTGAAGAAATAAGAACTGACATCTTCTTAGACCGGGTTAAATCAGTAGTAAACAACGATGATTTGAGTAAATACATTCGTCTAATTGAACGTTTGATGGAAGAGGATTATACATCAGTTGAAACTGCTGCGGCTCTTTTAAAAATAGTCATGAATAAAGAAAACCATACAGAAAGTTCTGATGCCGAATTTAAAGATACAGGCGCTAGTCCTGGAATGGTGAGGTTCTTTATTAATGTGGGTCAAAAACAAAAAATTAAAGCTAAAGACATTGTTAAAGCTGTTAATGAAAATACAGGGCTTTCAAGCCATGTGATTGGCAAAATAGATGTTTTTGATAGGTTTTCATTTATTGAGGTTCCTGAGGAGGGTGCAAAGAATTTCATGTCACTGATGGATAAAGGCAGAATCAAAGGTAAGAGAGTTAATGTAGAACCTGCAAAAATCAAAGATTTTTGA
- the lonB gene encoding ATP-dependent protease LonB, translating into MANLNSDTNSFKSRIYSGSGDIKVPEKIIDQIIGQEEAVETVKKAAKQRRNVLLIGEPGIGKSMLAKGMAELLPGEELQDILVYPNIEDNHNPLIGAMPAGEGKKIVANYKAKAKGQEEKKNMFTMIILAFIMIVGFVMNQILVALIAAAIVFVALQQIKPRTSIMVPKLLVNNESNVTAPFVDATGSHAGALLGDVRHDPYQSGGLGTPAHERVEAGMIHKANKGVLYIDEIGTMKNKTQQELLTAMQEKKYSITGQSETSSGAMVRSQEVPCDFVLVASGNLQVLEGMHIALRSRIRGYGYEVFMKDSMPDTPENRDKLVQFVAQEVKKDGRIPHFSKEAIAEIIREAQRRSGKKDTLTLRLRDLGGLVRAAGDIAKGENADHVKVSHVLSAKKLARTLEQQIADRYIGQRKKYKVFKSEGGEIGTVNGLAVIGDRSGIILPIVAEAAPAQSKEEGRIIATGKLGDIAKEAVQNVSALIKKHTGTDISSYDIHIQFLQAYEGVEGDSASVSVATAVVSSLENIPVDQSVALTGSLSVRGDVLPVGGVTGKIEAAAESGIKKVLIPESNMNDVLIEERYKNKIEIIPVSTLSEVLEHALVGKGKKSLLDKMQKITNIVPDIGLKNPATH; encoded by the coding sequence ATGGCAAATCTAAATTCAGACACAAATTCATTTAAATCAAGAATTTATTCAGGTTCAGGGGATATTAAAGTCCCAGAAAAAATAATTGACCAGATTATTGGCCAGGAAGAAGCAGTTGAAACCGTGAAAAAAGCTGCTAAACAGCGAAGGAATGTTCTTTTAATTGGAGAACCTGGTATTGGTAAGTCCATGTTAGCCAAGGGAATGGCAGAGCTATTACCGGGAGAAGAACTTCAGGATATTTTAGTCTATCCAAACATTGAAGATAACCATAATCCCTTAATTGGAGCCATGCCTGCAGGTGAAGGTAAAAAAATAGTTGCAAACTATAAAGCAAAGGCCAAGGGCCAGGAAGAGAAGAAAAACATGTTTACAATGATCATACTGGCCTTCATTATGATCGTTGGATTTGTAATGAATCAGATTTTAGTGGCCTTAATAGCTGCAGCGATAGTTTTCGTTGCGCTTCAACAGATAAAACCCAGAACCTCAATTATGGTCCCAAAACTTCTTGTAAATAATGAAAGCAATGTTACAGCTCCTTTTGTTGACGCAACAGGATCTCATGCTGGTGCACTTTTAGGTGATGTCAGACACGACCCTTACCAGTCCGGAGGGTTAGGAACACCTGCACATGAACGTGTTGAGGCAGGGATGATCCACAAGGCAAACAAGGGCGTCCTCTACATTGACGAAATTGGTACAATGAAAAATAAAACTCAGCAAGAGCTTTTAACAGCCATGCAGGAGAAGAAATATTCTATAACCGGGCAGAGTGAAACAAGCAGTGGTGCAATGGTCAGATCGCAGGAAGTTCCATGTGATTTTGTTCTTGTAGCATCTGGAAACCTTCAGGTACTTGAAGGAATGCATATTGCGCTAAGATCAAGAATAAGAGGATATGGTTATGAAGTTTTCATGAAAGACTCAATGCCAGATACACCAGAAAATAGAGATAAACTGGTTCAATTTGTTGCTCAAGAAGTTAAAAAAGACGGTAGAATACCTCATTTTAGCAAAGAAGCTATTGCCGAAATTATAAGAGAGGCTCAAAGAAGATCTGGTAAAAAAGACACATTAACCTTAAGGTTAAGGGATTTAGGTGGCCTTGTAAGGGCTGCTGGAGATATAGCCAAAGGAGAAAATGCAGATCATGTTAAAGTATCACATGTATTAAGTGCCAAAAAACTTGCAAGAACCCTTGAACAGCAAATTGCAGATCGTTATATTGGTCAAAGGAAAAAATACAAAGTTTTCAAATCTGAAGGCGGTGAAATCGGTACTGTAAATGGTCTTGCAGTAATTGGAGATAGAAGTGGTATAATTCTTCCAATAGTAGCAGAAGCTGCTCCGGCACAAAGTAAAGAAGAAGGTAGGATTATTGCAACCGGTAAACTTGGAGATATAGCTAAAGAAGCCGTGCAAAACGTCAGTGCTTTAATTAAAAAACACACCGGAACAGACATATCAAGCTATGACATACACATACAGTTCCTTCAAGCCTACGAAGGAGTTGAAGGAGATAGTGCAAGTGTTTCTGTTGCAACAGCAGTTGTCTCATCCCTTGAAAATATCCCTGTTGACCAGTCAGTGGCACTTACAGGTTCATTAAGTGTTCGAGGAGATGTCCTTCCAGTTGGAGGAGTAACCGGAAAAATTGAAGCTGCAGCAGAGTCAGGAATAAAGAAAGTTCTAATACCTGAATCAAACATGAATGATGTTTTGATAGAGGAAAGGTACAAAAATAAGATTGAAATTATTCCAGTATCTACTTTAAGTGAAGTTCTTGAACATGCACTTGTTGGAAAAGGTAAAAAAAGTCTTCTTGATAAAATGCAGAAGATCACTAACATCGTTCCAGATATAGGGTTAAAAAATCCAGCAACTCACTAA
- the cobQ gene encoding cobyric acid synthase CobQ has product MDKSNIILVEAKSVGTVNKNKCIMVQGTSSNAGKSVVVAALCRIFSKRGYRVAPFKSQNMSLNSYTTHENAEIAMAQVLQAESAGIEPSYHMNPILLKPKEDFISQVIVHGKPVSDMNFYDYQTSFRGKALKAIKESLNALKKEYDMVVIEGAGSPAEINMKDKDLANMKIAHLADADVILVADIDRGGVFASIAGTFALLDDEDRKRIKGVIINKFRGNLDILIPGIRQIEEIVGVPVLGVVPYDESLKLPEEDSASLSERKYRKNEKIKIGVMRLPRISNFTDIDPLEYEPDVGINLIEMGDEMGKLDALIIPGTRNTVSDMVTLNEAGFTDEIVQLSKEVPVFGICGGYQMLGTRVIDETFKESKLGTVDGIGILDIKTRFERIDKIVTRSKAEILGNGMFKSIKGDLVKGYELHEGLSVLGDSKPLFKVVEGCGNHPLSGYDGAVEGYVAGTYFHGIFHNFKFRRVFTDYLRIQNGLEPIGFSGDNFEALKKFSIDRLAEIVEENVDLSIIENSIE; this is encoded by the coding sequence ATGGATAAATCAAATATTATTTTAGTGGAGGCAAAATCAGTGGGTACTGTTAACAAAAATAAATGCATAATGGTACAGGGAACTTCATCGAATGCTGGAAAAAGTGTTGTTGTTGCTGCACTTTGCAGAATTTTTTCTAAAAGAGGATACAGAGTTGCACCTTTTAAATCTCAAAATATGTCCTTAAACTCCTACACAACTCATGAAAATGCAGAAATTGCCATGGCACAGGTTTTACAGGCTGAATCGGCAGGAATTGAACCTTCATATCACATGAACCCTATTTTGCTTAAACCAAAAGAAGACTTTATATCTCAGGTGATAGTGCATGGAAAACCTGTTAGTGACATGAATTTCTATGATTATCAGACTTCTTTTAGAGGAAAGGCTTTAAAAGCTATAAAAGAATCATTGAATGCTCTAAAAAAGGAATATGATATGGTTGTAATTGAAGGTGCAGGATCTCCAGCAGAAATTAACATGAAAGATAAAGACCTTGCAAACATGAAGATAGCACATTTAGCTGATGCGGACGTTATTTTAGTGGCAGACATTGATAGGGGAGGTGTTTTTGCATCTATTGCCGGTACTTTTGCTTTGCTGGATGATGAAGACAGAAAAAGGATAAAGGGAGTTATAATCAACAAGTTCAGGGGAAATCTGGATATATTAATCCCGGGGATACGTCAAATTGAAGAAATTGTGGGTGTGCCCGTTCTTGGTGTTGTGCCTTACGATGAAAGCCTTAAACTTCCTGAAGAAGATTCAGCTTCTCTTTCAGAGCGAAAATACAGAAAAAATGAGAAAATAAAAATTGGAGTTATGAGACTTCCAAGAATCTCCAATTTCACTGACATTGACCCTCTTGAATACGAACCCGACGTGGGGATTAATCTAATTGAAATGGGGGACGAAATGGGTAAATTAGATGCATTAATCATTCCTGGAACCAGAAATACTGTAAGTGACATGGTAACTTTAAATGAAGCTGGTTTTACAGATGAAATTGTTCAATTATCAAAGGAAGTCCCTGTTTTTGGAATCTGCGGTGGATATCAGATGCTTGGAACCAGGGTTATTGATGAAACATTTAAAGAATCTAAATTAGGAACTGTTGATGGAATTGGGATTTTAGATATTAAAACCAGGTTTGAAAGAATTGATAAGATTGTAACGAGGAGTAAAGCTGAAATTCTTGGAAATGGAATGTTTAAGTCTATAAAAGGAGATCTGGTTAAAGGATATGAGCTTCATGAAGGTTTAAGTGTTCTTGGAGATTCTAAACCTTTATTTAAAGTTGTTGAAGGATGTGGAAATCATCCTTTATCTGGATATGATGGTGCTGTTGAAGGTTATGTTGCAGGAACTTATTTTCATGGGATATTTCATAACTTTAAATTTAGAAGAGTCTTTACAGATTATTTAAGAATTCAAAATGGGTTAGAACCTATTGGATTTAGTGGAGATAACTTCGAAGCCTTAAAGAAGTTTTCAATTGATAGATTGGCAGAAATAGTTGAAGAAAACGTTGATTTATCGATTATTGAAAACTCAATTGAATAA
- a CDS encoding universal stress protein — translation MYKKILVTSTGEYLDEIIEHALDLIGERQMEVIGLYVADTSAPFLTPKKVKEMMVTELKKKGKYVLNRMEKEFHKPNTYMINFRPMLVEGDPASEIVKIAEEENVDVIIMGTGKSKIDKHLLGSVSEKVVHSAPCTILLIRSKHKHLEDIE, via the coding sequence ATGTATAAAAAAATATTGGTAACAAGTACTGGCGAATATCTGGATGAAATAATTGAACATGCTTTAGATTTAATAGGTGAAAGACAAATGGAAGTTATAGGGCTCTATGTTGCAGACACATCTGCCCCATTCCTGACCCCTAAGAAAGTTAAGGAAATGATGGTAACAGAGCTAAAGAAAAAAGGAAAATATGTTTTAAATCGTATGGAAAAGGAATTTCACAAGCCAAACACATATATGATTAATTTCAGACCCATGCTCGTTGAAGGAGACCCTGCATCAGAAATTGTTAAAATTGCAGAAGAAGAAAATGTGGATGTCATCATCATGGGAACTGGAAAAAGCAAAATAGACAAGCATTTACTTGGAAGTGTGTCAGAAAAAGTTGTTCACTCTGCTCCATGCACTATACTTTTGATAAGGTCGAAACATAAACATTTAGAAGATATTGAATAA